Part of the Methanobacterium paludis genome is shown below.
TTAAAGTTTTTCACGACGGCGAGAAAGTTGAAGGCGTTGAAGGCGTGGATAAAAATGGTGAGAACAAAACCTTCAAGGCTCGGAAAGTTGTAATCGCTGCAGGGGCTTTAAACACCCCTAAAATACTTATAAATTCAAAAATAACGGAAAATGTTGGGGAAAATCTCTTCACAGACTTATTTATAACAGTCGGGGGAATTTTAAAGGGTGCAAAACTCAACCAAGAGATCCCAATGGGCGTCAAATCAGAATTCGGTCCCTACTTCCTGTCTCCCCATTTTTCCGGCGAACTGATACCAATTCTAACTGATAAAGGTTTTGATGTAAAACCTGATGACCTGATAGGTTTGATGGTTAAGATGGCAGATGAAGCCAACGGAACGCTGCACGAAGACGGAGTTGTTGAAAAAATCCTCACACAGAAAGATATAAATTTATTGAAGGAAGGGTACTGCAAAGCTGTTCAAATACTCAAAGAAATCGGTGTTGACCCTCAATCAATAACCTCAACACCAATAAGAGGCGCGCATCCAGGTGGAACAGCTGCAATAGGTAAAGTAGTTGATGAAAAATTTGAAACATGTGTAAAAGGACTCTTCGTGGCAGATGCAAGTGTCATACCTCAGGCGCCTGGAAGGCCTCCAATATTAACAATAACAGCCATTGCAAAAAGACTTTCAAAAATTATTTCAAAGGATTTTGAAGGTGTGACTAAAAACAATTAACTAACTAAAAATTCACTGGAATTATCAATAAAATTTAAAAATTTAAACTTAAGTTTATGTGAATGTTTAAAATTGGATTAAGGTAAGGTAATTTTAGCATATTACCTATGCATTTTAATGATTAAAGATTTTACAGAGATGTAAACATGCAGAGCAGGTACTCACGACAGATAATATTACAAAATATCAAAGAAGAAGGTCAAAAAAAGCTTTTAAGCAGTAGTGTAGCAATAGTTGGGTGTGGAGCCCTTGGAACAGTTGTTGCAAACAACCTTGCAAGAGCAGGAGTTGGCAAAATATCAATAATAGACAGGGATTTTGTAGAATTGAACAACCTTCAAAGACAGCTGCTTTTTGACGAAAACGATGTGGGAGCCCCTAAAGCCGTGGCTGCGGCAGAAAAGATTAATGCAATAAACTCTGAGATTGAGGCAGATCCTGTTGTAAAAGACTTAAATTATAGTAATGTTGAAGAACTTTTAAAAGGATTTGATCTGGTACTTGACGGTACAGACAACATACAGACCAGAATGCTTGTAAATGACGTCTGCGTTAAAAATGGAATTCCATGGATATACACAGGAGCAATAGGAACCTCAGGAATGATGATGAATATCCTGCCAGGCAAAGCATGCTTAAGATGCCTCTACCCCGGCGTTCCAAAGCCGGGTTCACTTCCAACTTGCGACACCATGGGAGTTTTAAACACAGCTACTTCGATCATGGGTTCAATGGAGAGCACAGAAGCCATAAAAATAATCTTAGGCGAATACGATGGAAATGAAAAGACATCGAGCACTTTAGTTGTATACGATGCCTGGAACCATTCTTTAGACAATATACTTGTCAAGAAAAACGATAAATGCAAATGTTGTGTTGAAGAAGACTTTGATTACCTGATTTCTGATGAAAGGGAGATTATAACATCACTATGTGGAAGAAATGCAGTACAGATAACACCTGCAGACCCTAAAGAGCTTTCATTGAAAAATTTAGCAGATAACCTTGAAAAATTGGGTAGTGTTAAATGTACAGATTTCATAATGCTCTTCAAAACAGATGAGATCGAAATATCATTATTTAAGGATGGAAGGGCAATAATAAAAGGCACCAATGATGAAAAAGTTGCAAGATCGATCTATGCGAGGTACATAGGAACATGAATGTTATCAAACTTGAAAGAGAACCCAAAAAAGAGTCTTCAGATCTGGCCCACGAGGTTTTAAATAATCTAAAGGCATCCCCAGACCTGGGATTATTCAAATGTGTTCAGTGCGGCATGTGCACATCCACATGTCCAGCAGCAAGGCACAGCGACTATGATCCAAGAGAAATGGTTAAAAGAGTCCTTGAAAATGACCTGAGCGTTGTATCAGATGATAAAATATGGAACTGCTTCTACTGTTACACATGTCACAGCATATGCCCTTCAGGAAACAGTGCATCTGAAGTAAATCAGATTTTAAGGCAGAAAGCAATCAAGGAAGGACACGGAGCTAGAAAAATAACATCCTTTGTAGCCTACGGAGACAGCTTCCTGGAATTTGGAATAGGATCCATACCCAACGATTTCTTTGACACCCTCATAAAGGATTTTGGAATGGAATATCTGGACTTGAAGGTGAATCTTGATGATATACGCTCTGACCTCGGACTTGGAAACTACATATTAACTGGAGATTCCATTAAAGAAGTTGGAGATATATTAAAGGGAACCGGATTTAAAGATAGGCTTGAGAAGATAAGAGAATGTAAAAATAAGGATTCAAAGTCATCTGAAGATAAAAAGGATAATGAATGAGTTTAGGATTTAAGTCATAGATTAAATAATTGATTCCAAGTCAAATAAACAATTTAAAATTAAATAATGAAATTTCATGATTTATTTAAATGTAAACTGATTTATTAGATCAAAGGTAAAATAATCAAATTCCAATTCTAAATTTAATCAAATTTATGTAAAATTAATTAAAATTTAATAGATCAATAAAAAAATTCAACCTAAAATCATCTATAATTAACTTAAAGATAAGAGATGCGACAAATGAAGAAAATACCTGATAAGGAAATTTTACTCTTCAAAAGCTGTCTTGTGAATGTGGAATACCCTGGTATTGAATCGTCCACACGCTACATATTCGACAAATTGGGAGTGGATTACCACGTTGACGATAGACAGTCATGCTGTACCGGCCTCGGCCATTACTACGACCTTTTTGACCAGCTTTCAACCACAGCACTTGCAGCCCGTAACTTCCACATAGCAGAGGAAACAAAGCACCAGAACATAGCTGTGATGTGTGCAACCTGCTACGCAATTTTGAAAAAATCTGCAGACATCCTAAACGAGAATGAAGATGCACGAAATGAGATAAACGGTATCTTAAAGGATTCTGGACTTGAAGAAATGGAATATGAAGAAGGAAGTGTTGATCCACGCTTGAACATATTCCATGTTGCGGAAATTTTATTTAACAAGAAAGAAGAAATTTCTCCCCTTGTTAAGGTGGATTTCTCAAAGTTCAAAGTGGCATCCCACCATGCCTGCCACTACTGCAAGGTACACTACAAAGACACCATAGAAGGTGTGAGAGACCCAACCCTTATAGACGGACTTGCAAAGGCATGCGGGGTTGAAACAATAGGATGGTACGACCATAAAAGGGTCACATGCGGTGCAGGATTCAGACAGAGATTCACAAACAAGGATCTATCACTCTCGGTCACAGCAGAAAAACTCCAGACACTTCAAGATAAAGGGGTGGATATACTACTTCACATGTGTCCGAACTGCCAGATGCAGTTTGACCGTTACCAGCCCTACATTGAAAAGGAACTTGGAACTGAGTTAAACATTTTTCACCTGAACATTTCCCAGTTCATTGCACTGGCATTTGGAGCAGACCCTTACAAAGTGGTGGGTGTCCAGACACACACAGTTCCACTGGAACCACTACTTAAAAGATTAAACATACCAGCTAATCAAAAGGAAAATAATAAGGAAGAACTTAAAATAAAAAAATAAGTTAATTAAATAATCAAATGAAATTGTTTTAAAACTTTATATTCACGCATATAACTCCTTAAGAGGGATAAAATGAGCGATCATTCATTTTCACATGTTTCACCTAAATCAGAGCCCAAGGTCGGTGTTTTTGTATGCCACTGCGGAGGGAACATTTCAGATACCGTAGATATGGAAAGGCTTAGATCTTCTACAAACGCCACAGTTGTGGAAGAATTTGAAAATCTTTGTTCAATTAACGGACGTAAACTTATAAGGGACAGCATAATACAAGAAAATTTGGACCGTATTGTGGTTGCTGCATGTTCACCCATAACCCACGAAAAGACTTTCCAAAATTATATAAACCCTTTAAACCCTTATCTCCTTGAGATGGCCAACATAAGGGAACAGTGTTCATGGGTACATAACGATAGGGAAAAGGCAACGGACAAAGCCATTTCACTGGTTAACGCAGCCATTGAAAAGGTTAAATATTCCCAACCTCTGGACCCTGCAGTTCGAAAAACCCCAAGAACCGCTGCTGTAATAGGTGGTGGAATATCTGGTATAACTGCAGCCCTTTCTCTTGCAAAACAGGGCATAAAAACCTGTCTTATTGAGAAAAGGCCAACAATTGGCGGGTCAATGGTAAAGGTAGGTAAAGTTTTCTCCCCTGAGAAGCTTGCAGAGGAATGTGCAATGTGTCTTTTAAACCCCATTGTAAATGAGGCGGTGCAGCACAAAAATATTAAAATTCTCACCAACACCAGACTTGAAAAGGCAGAGAGAAGATCAGGAAATTTCAACCTCTTACTTGAGACGAAACCAAGACATGTACTGGAAGATAGGTGTATAAGCTGCGGAAACTGTGCCAAAGTATGCCCTGTTGAGGTGGCTGATTCATGGAATGAAGGAATGACCATAAGAAAGGCAATTTACAAATCGTTCCCCCAGGCAGTTCCAGATGTTTATACAATTGATGAAGAAAATTGTAAAAGATGTGGAAAATGCCAGGAAGTCTGCAGAATGGATGCAATAGACCTTTCCATGGAAAAAGAAATTGTACCTCTCAGTGTGGGTTCTGTAATAATAGCAACGGGCCACAAGACCATTGACATGGAAAAACGGCCAGAATATGGTTACAGCAGGTACGAGGATGTTATAACTCAAATGGAGCTTGCAAGGATCATGGGTGTCAACGGACCAACCAACGGAAAACTGCTAAAACCCTCCAATGGAAAAATTCCAAAACGCGTTGTAATGATACAGTGTGTAGGTTCAAGGGACGAAAAACCCGGAGGAAGAAGATACTGCTCCAAAGTCTGCTGCATGGTGGCCATGAAACATGCAAACATAATAAAAAACCATTATCCTGATACAGAAGTTATAATATGTTACACTGACATTAGAACTCCAGGAATGTACGAAAAGTACTACAAATACGGACAATCCAATGGAGTTAAACTTTTAAGGGGCAGACCCGGAGAAGTGATTGACAGAGACGGTACAATAATTGTTAGGGCAGAGGACACTCTTCAGGGAACACCAGTTGAGATAGAAACTGACATGGTAGTGCTTTCAACTGCAATGGAACCTTCAAATGGAACAGTTGAAGTTTCAAGGAAACTAAACGTTGGTTTAACAGAGGAACTTTTCGTCAAGGAAAAACATCCAAAGATGAAACCTGTAAGTACCGACGTTAAAGGTATATACGTCTGCGGTACTGCCCAGGGGCCTAAAGACATTACAGACAGTATTGTCCAGGCAAATGCAGCATCTTCAAAGGTTGCAGAGCTCATGAACTGTGGTTTGGAAGTTGAACCCTTTGTAGCATACAGGGATAATTCTAAATGTGATGCATGCGGCAAATGCCTGGATGCATGTTACTACAAGGCAATTTACATACACGGAAGTTCTGTATCTGTTGACCCCATATCCTGCAAAGGATGCGGTGCATGCATATCCGAATGCAAAAACGATGCCATAGAAATAAGGGGTCAGACAGATGAACAGATCTTTGCAATGATCTCAGGAATGTTAAAGAATAAAAAACAGGGTGAAAGGAGGATCCTGGCATTTCTCGATAATGTGGGATACGTTTCAGCAGATAATATGGGTATAAATAAGGTTAAATGTCCTGATTCAATTAGAATCATTAAAATTCCATCCATAAACCGGTTAATGCCAAAACATGTTCTCCACGCATTCAGGGAAGGTGCAGATGGTATAATTCTCGGGGAGTATCCTGATAGTCCGATTCATTCCAAAACGGAAGAAAAAGTGAAAACATTGAAAGTAGAGCTCGCTAAAAATGGAATAGATCCTGAAAGACTGGCCTTTTACAAGGTTTACATACCCTACTTCAGGGGTCTTGCCAACAAGTTCGCGAAATTTGATGGAGAAATAAGGTGTTTGGGAAGCTAAGAGATTCTATTTTTTAAATATAACTCTTTTTTTATTTTTTTTATGTTTATTCATTTATACACTTACATTATAGTCATTTTACTAGTTACTAAGAATCTTAATTAATTCAATGGAATATATTAACCATCCACCATTTTTAGGGACAGTTATTTTTATTCTTTTTAATGATTTTGAATGAAAGAATGAATTTCTATTATTTGATTTTTTCATCAATTAAAACCTTAATGTAACGTAATAATGTCATTAAAAATGATTTAATTTATTTTTATACCCGTAACTTTTATTATCTAACTCTTTTATACCAATGTTTCACAAGGTAAGGGCTTATATACTCAATTTTTTCACATTTAAAATTTAATTGATTTTTTATTTCTCCAAATAATGGTATTCCTTCACCTAATATTAAGGATACATAAGAAATTATCATCTCATCAATTAAATCCTCTTTAAGGAATGATTGGATAGTTACTCCGCCGTCAATATACAAATTTTCCAATCCTCTTGAATTGAGGTCTTTCAATATATCTTTTAATTTCCCACTCACTATTTTCGCTTTATTTTTTAATTCTACAGATAATATATCTAAAGTATTAGTTAAAACGTACACTGGCTTATCATAGGGCCATTCATTAAATTCCAATACTTTTTCATAGGTTTTTCTGCCCATAACTATGCCATCAATACTATCAATAAACTCACCAAAACCATGATCACTGTTGTTTTCGTTGGGGATGGTATTAAGCCATTTAATATCTCCATCAGGTCCTGCAATGTATCCATCAAGACTGACTGCTATATAAACGATGTTCATCTTAAAAACCCAATTTTAATTATCAGTTTCAATTAACACAATAATCATTTCATAACATATTACTATTACTATGGTGTTGTTTTGTTTTTAGTTTATCTTTAGTGTTATTCCTGTGATTGTTGGAAGTCCTTTGGAATCTTTAAATCAGCTGTTCCAGCAGTACATAAGGGTAGGGCTTTCAATAAATTATCCTGACGTTCATATGGCAAAGTTAAGAAGACTATTTCTGGTTTAAATCCTTGATTAAGTCTTGCTGTCCAGTCAACCATTGTTAAATTGGTGCATTCTGTCATTGTGGTGTAGGCTAGAATAATGTTTAAATTTACTAAATCCTTTAATTTAGAATTTTTTTAAGAGAAGGCTGTTATTTTTATTGTTCCTTTTGCTGAAACATCCCGTATTCCAACACTTTTTGCACCATTTGATAGTAAGGTTAGGCTTCCTGTTGGATGAGTTGAGTTGACGGACACTGTTCTAAGGTCAATATTGCTATTGTAATCTATTTTTTGACCTTGTTCAGGAACGAAGTTCAATGTTATGAACTGGAAATAGCTAGTGGAATTAGTTGTATTGGTTAAATTAGTATAATTTACTTGCACACTCGTTGTCCCATTCGGCAATGGAATGTAATTAAATGTTTCAGGATTGGCTGTAGATGTTGTTAGATTAGATGTCCACGTTGTTTTTGTCTGATTTAGTGAGCCAAATACTCCAGTAACCACTGCAATTCCTAAAATTACCACTATAAAAGCTATAATAATTCCCAAGCTTTTTTTATTCATATTACTTTTATTGGTTTTTATCAGTCATATTTTTTATCATGGTTGTCATAATTTAAAATCTGCAAAAAAATATTCAGTTATGTTACATACCACTTATCCCTTAGATTTTTTCCAAAGAAAAATTCTTTAACAAGTTCATAGTTATTTATATCTGTTTTTGAAAAATGTCATGATGTAATTTAGGGATTGAATCTTAAGTATTTACAAAATGTTAAATATTGGAGGAAATATGAACAAAATAGTGCTCGGTCTCCCAAAAGGGAGTTTAAATAATGTAAATAGAGGAAATACCTACCAATTGTTTGTTGATGCAGGTTACGAAGTTAGGGGATATGAACCTGGCAATGAATCCAACGAAATCAATATAATGAACGACCCGGAAATAAAAGCATTTTTAACCAGACCTCAGGGTGCTGCAGTTGAATTGAATCGAGAAATGATCGATATTGCCATCATAGGTGAAGATTGGGTGAGAGAAGAGTCCATCAATAGTAACGGAGATCCAATAAAAAAGATCGGTGATCTGGATTACGGACAGACAAGATTGATCGTTGCAGTGCCAAATGAAGCTCCTTACCAGTCTCTCACAGAATTCTTCAGGGCAAATAGGGACAGGAAAAAACCAATATTGTGTTTCACAGAATATCCTAACCTGACAAGACAGCACTTCATGAACAATGAAGGGTACAAAGAAGTCTTCGGTGATGACATTCCACTTGTACAGGTAAGGGGTCTCCGTGATGGAAGTAACAATCAGGTGCAGATCATCAATTCCGACGGTGCAACTGAGGTTTACATTGCAAAGGGCGCCGACATAATTGTTGACAACACCCAGACCGGAAACAGCCTCAGAAAAGCAGGTTTAAGGGAACTTGAAACCATCATGGAATCCAGTGCAGGGCTTTATGCAGGTCCAAGTTGCACAGGTGAAAAAGAAGATAAAGCTCAGATGATGTTTGAACAGTTGTTCGGCGCTGTTGAAGCACGGAAGTACTTTGATGTGAAGTTCAACATCTTCAATCAGAAGGTTGAAGAGGTCAAAGAGTTCCTTCTATCCAATAAATTCTGTTCAGATGAGCCAACAGTGGTTGAGGGAAATAAATTTTCTCAGGTAGATGTTTTAATTCCTAAAACCAAGTTTCCAGAGATGTTAAGTGGAATAAAAGGTTTCGGTGCATCTGCAGTAATCCGGGAAAACGTAAAACAGTATGTGAAATAACATCAAATTAAATATTGAAGAAATAATTCAGGTTAAATGGGGGGAGTTATTTGAGACAAATTTTGAAACAGTTTTTGATCACACCGGCAGCTGGAAAACGTTTAATAGCCAAGGCTATGGTAAAACATCTTTCAATCACTAAGGCCCTTAAATCAGGTACAGTGGCCATTATAGCAGGCACCACCAATGGTTATGTGGCCGAGGAGATCTTGTCAGATATCGGGCAGATAGAAGGATTTTCCAGAAAAAGCTTCTTCAGGGGTCTTGTACTTCCTCCAGGAAAACCTTTAACCAGTACTGGCCGAGTTAAAGATGAAAACAAGTTTCTAGGTGATGTGATAATCAAAGACGGTGTCTGGCAGAAAGGGGCCACAATATTCGATGTGGTGGATAACTTAACAGAGGGAGATGTTATTTTGAAGGGTGCAAATGCCATGGAGGTCTCCCGAAGGCAGGCAGCTATTTACATCGGTGATCCCCATGGAGGCACGATTGGGGCGGCACTTCAATCAGTTATAGGACGCAGAGTTCAATTAATTCTTCCAGTTGGACTGGAAAAACGTGTTTTATCCGATTTAAATGAATTAGCATTGAAATTAAATGTTCCAGGTTCACAGGGTCCGCGTTTATTACCGGTTCCAGGTGAAGTTGTCACTGAAATTGAAGCGATTTCAATGATCACAGGTGCCCAAGCAGAACTCGTTGCAGGTGGAGGAGTAGGTGGTGCAGAAGGTTCAATCTGGCTTGGGGTTAGTGGTCAAGATGAGGAATTAAAAGCAGCAGAAAAACTTTTAATCTCTGTTTCTTTGGAACCCCAGTTTAGTCTGGATTAATTCCAATTTATAATTTGGATTAAATTTTTTAGATTTAATTTTTAACCATAACCTTTTGATTTAAAATTAATTATGCATTGATAATATTGGACACATTAAGAGAAAATTAGACTTAAAAATGAAAAGGTTTAGTCAGTAATGTGCATTTTCCTTGTGAATCTTTTCAATAAATTTGAGGTTGAAAACATCTCCTTCTTTTAAATCTTTTTTCATGTACCCCAACTCCCTTAAAACAGGGATAAAATCAAGTGTGGATTTTATATACTCCTCTGGAAGACTTGCACAGTACCTTGGAGATATTTTGTAAGTTTTGAGGACGAAATCTTTATCGATTACGCCCATTTCACTTGCTGCTATTTCTGCTGCGCGTTCAGGTTCTTTTCTTATCAGATTGCAGGCTTCTTCATGAGATTTTAAAAAATTAATTATAAAATCAGGGGATTTTGATATTAAATCTTCCTGAACAACTATTCCGTAACTTGGATTGTATGGCCAGAGTTGGTGTGGAGGAATTACAACCTTGGAATCAAACTGCATTGAAGCAACCGTTGCAAGGGAGGGCGTTCCAGCTCCAGCTCCTATTTCTCCGCCCATTATGGCATCAGGTATGAAATCTGCCCATGGATAATTTTTGATGGATATATCAAACTCTTTTACCATACTGCGGATTACAACATCGTGAATGGATCCGCTGGAAGGTGTTCCAATTGACTTACCTTCAAACTGTTTTAAAACAGTTTTTAAATCGCCCAGTTCATCGAAGGAACCGTAAGATTCTGGTGCGATCATCACAGTGCCTTCTACATGGCCTCCACCAACACATTTGATCTTCATACCCTTTGAAATGCCTATCATCACGGGTGGAAGGCCTATGTAACCCATATCAATGTCTCCTGATTTGAAAGCATTCATCATGGCAGGGCCTGTTGGGTATAGAGTCCATTCAATGTTACCAAGTTCATTGGTACTTTTAAAATGGAATTTGTCGCTTTTTAAGATGAATGATGTGTGGTAAATGGTTGATAAATAGCCAATCTTCATTAATATACCTCCCCAATTTGCATAGTATTGATTTTTATTACAGAGTTTACTCTAAGAATCTTAATTTGATTTATAAC
Proteins encoded:
- the hisG gene encoding ATP phosphoribosyltransferase; the encoded protein is MNKIVLGLPKGSLNNVNRGNTYQLFVDAGYEVRGYEPGNESNEINIMNDPEIKAFLTRPQGAAVELNREMIDIAIIGEDWVREESINSNGDPIKKIGDLDYGQTRLIVAVPNEAPYQSLTEFFRANRDRKKPILCFTEYPNLTRQHFMNNEGYKEVFGDDIPLVQVRGLRDGSNNQVQIINSDGATEVYIAKGADIIVDNTQTGNSLRKAGLRELETIMESSAGLYAGPSCTGEKEDKAQMMFEQLFGAVEARKYFDVKFNIFNQKVEEVKEFLLSNKFCSDEPTVVEGNKFSQVDVLIPKTKFPEMLSGIKGFGASAVIRENVKQYVK
- the hdrB gene encoding ferredoxin:CoB-CoM heterodisulfide reductase subunit HdrB — its product is MKKIPDKEILLFKSCLVNVEYPGIESSTRYIFDKLGVDYHVDDRQSCCTGLGHYYDLFDQLSTTALAARNFHIAEETKHQNIAVMCATCYAILKKSADILNENEDARNEINGILKDSGLEEMEYEEGSVDPRLNIFHVAEILFNKKEEISPLVKVDFSKFKVASHHACHYCKVHYKDTIEGVRDPTLIDGLAKACGVETIGWYDHKRVTCGAGFRQRFTNKDLSLSVTAEKLQTLQDKGVDILLHMCPNCQMQFDRYQPYIEKELGTELNIFHLNISQFIALAFGADPYKVVGVQTHTVPLEPLLKRLNIPANQKENNKEELKIKK
- a CDS encoding ABC transporter substrate-binding protein produces the protein MKIGYLSTIYHTSFILKSDKFHFKSTNELGNIEWTLYPTGPAMMNAFKSGDIDMGYIGLPPVMIGISKGMKIKCVGGGHVEGTVMIAPESYGSFDELGDLKTVLKQFEGKSIGTPSSGSIHDVVIRSMVKEFDISIKNYPWADFIPDAIMGGEIGAGAGTPSLATVASMQFDSKVVIPPHQLWPYNPSYGIVVQEDLISKSPDFIINFLKSHEEACNLIRKEPERAAEIAASEMGVIDKDFVLKTYKISPRYCASLPEEYIKSTLDFIPVLRELGYMKKDLKEGDVFNLKFIEKIHKENAHY
- the hdrC gene encoding ferredoxin:CoB-CoM heterodisulfide reductase subunit HdrC gives rise to the protein MNVIKLEREPKKESSDLAHEVLNNLKASPDLGLFKCVQCGMCTSTCPAARHSDYDPREMVKRVLENDLSVVSDDKIWNCFYCYTCHSICPSGNSASEVNQILRQKAIKEGHGARKITSFVAYGDSFLEFGIGSIPNDFFDTLIKDFGMEYLDLKVNLDDIRSDLGLGNYILTGDSIKEVGDILKGTGFKDRLEKIRECKNKDSKSSEDKKDNE
- a CDS encoding dihydrofolate reductase family protein gives rise to the protein MNIVYIAVSLDGYIAGPDGDIKWLNTIPNENNSDHGFGEFIDSIDGIVMGRKTYEKVLEFNEWPYDKPVYVLTNTLDILSVELKNKAKIVSGKLKDILKDLNSRGLENLYIDGGVTIQSFLKEDLIDEMIISYVSLILGEGIPLFGEIKNQLNFKCEKIEYISPYLVKHWYKRVR
- the hdrA gene encoding ferredoxin:CoB-CoM heterodisulfide reductase subunit HdrA, giving the protein MSDHSFSHVSPKSEPKVGVFVCHCGGNISDTVDMERLRSSTNATVVEEFENLCSINGRKLIRDSIIQENLDRIVVAACSPITHEKTFQNYINPLNPYLLEMANIREQCSWVHNDREKATDKAISLVNAAIEKVKYSQPLDPAVRKTPRTAAVIGGGISGITAALSLAKQGIKTCLIEKRPTIGGSMVKVGKVFSPEKLAEECAMCLLNPIVNEAVQHKNIKILTNTRLEKAERRSGNFNLLLETKPRHVLEDRCISCGNCAKVCPVEVADSWNEGMTIRKAIYKSFPQAVPDVYTIDEENCKRCGKCQEVCRMDAIDLSMEKEIVPLSVGSVIIATGHKTIDMEKRPEYGYSRYEDVITQMELARIMGVNGPTNGKLLKPSNGKIPKRVVMIQCVGSRDEKPGGRRYCSKVCCMVAMKHANIIKNHYPDTEVIICYTDIRTPGMYEKYYKYGQSNGVKLLRGRPGEVIDRDGTIIVRAEDTLQGTPVEIETDMVVLSTAMEPSNGTVEVSRKLNVGLTEELFVKEKHPKMKPVSTDVKGIYVCGTAQGPKDITDSIVQANAASSKVAELMNCGLEVEPFVAYRDNSKCDACGKCLDACYYKAIYIHGSSVSVDPISCKGCGACISECKNDAIEIRGQTDEQIFAMISGMLKNKKQGERRILAFLDNVGYVSADNMGINKVKCPDSIRIIKIPSINRLMPKHVLHAFREGADGIILGEYPDSPIHSKTEEKVKTLKVELAKNGIDPERLAFYKVYIPYFRGLANKFAKFDGEIRCLGS
- a CDS encoding NAD(P)H-binding protein: MQSRYSRQIILQNIKEEGQKKLLSSSVAIVGCGALGTVVANNLARAGVGKISIIDRDFVELNNLQRQLLFDENDVGAPKAVAAAEKINAINSEIEADPVVKDLNYSNVEELLKGFDLVLDGTDNIQTRMLVNDVCVKNGIPWIYTGAIGTSGMMMNILPGKACLRCLYPGVPKPGSLPTCDTMGVLNTATSIMGSMESTEAIKIILGEYDGNEKTSSTLVVYDAWNHSLDNILVKKNDKCKCCVEEDFDYLISDEREIITSLCGRNAVQITPADPKELSLKNLADNLEKLGSVKCTDFIMLFKTDEIEISLFKDGRAIIKGTNDEKVARSIYARYIGT